A region of Lycium barbarum isolate Lr01 chromosome 1, ASM1917538v2, whole genome shotgun sequence DNA encodes the following proteins:
- the LOC132638912 gene encoding uncharacterized protein LOC132638912 produces the protein MRPPRPLCSYCGRQHPGECFRATGACFVCGRQGHHMRDCPARGGTGSSAQSTGSAGGSSSASVAMRPAGRGTPAPAGRGRGRGGASGSSGPSNRIYALASRQDQEASPNVVTG, from the exons atgaggccacccagacctttgtgttcctattgtgggagacagcacccgggagagtgtttccgagctacgggtgcatgctttgtgtgcggccgtcagggccatcatatgagagactgtccggctagaggtggtacaggcagttcagctcagtctaccgggtcagccggtggttcatcttcagcctcggtggcgatgcgccctgcggggcgaggtactccagcaccagcaggccgcggcaggggtcgtggcggagcttcgggttctagcggtccttcgaaccgcatttatgccttagccagcagacaggaccaggaggcttcgcctaatgtcgtcacag gatag